In Setaria viridis chromosome 5, Setaria_viridis_v4.0, whole genome shotgun sequence, the genomic stretch TGGTATGATTTAGAGCTTCCTTATATTGACAAGAGCAGCTGTTTTGTCTCTTCTTCTTGTGGCCTAGTTTGCTTCATGGACAATGACAACAGGAACTCCATTTCTGTATCTAACCCTATCACAAAAAACTCCAAGAGGCTTTTGGAGCCTCCCGGTGAAACATTGCCAGACTACAGTACCATTGCCATGAAAGTAGATCGGTTGTCTCATAAGTACTCCATTACAGTGGCAAAATCCAAGCAAATTCCTGAAGATTTTGTCCGATGGGAATTTTCAGTATACAAGTATGATTCTTGGAGTGGTACATGGGTAACTTCTGCGAGTGAAGTGTTCATTGGTTGGAGAGGGGGTGATGATAGTGTCATATGCGACGGAGTCCTGTACTGCTTAATTCACTCCACTGGTGTCCTTGGCAATGTCAACCCTCGTCATGGCCTTATCATGTATGACCTTGTTGGTGGACCTTCGAAGACTTCTTTAGTGCAAACATCAATCCCGGTACCATGTTCTCTCACATGTGGCCGTCTGGTAAACTTGAAGGAGAAGCTGGTTTTGGTTGGCGGAATTGCAAAACACAACAGACCTGATATCATTAAAGGAATAGGAATATGGGAACTCCATGAGAAACAGTGGCATGAGGTAACTCGGATGCCCCACAAATTCTTCCAAGGATTTGGTGAATTCGATGATGTTTTTGCCTGCAGTGGCACAGATGACCTTGTCTATATACAAAGCTATGGTGCAACTGCTTTGCTTGTTTTTGACATGATGCATAAGCAATGGAAGTGGTCGGTGAAATGTCCTGTGAGCAAAAGATTTCCTCTCCAGCTTTTCACTGGATTTTGCTTTGAGCCCCGTCTTGATATCACTGCTTAATATGTACCAGTTCATCTTTTTTGCTTTTAGTGGAATCAGATCAGCTACTATGTTAATTGTTATTCATGATAATCCATGCAAGTTTTGTCGCATTCTTTCAACCATTTTGCTGTTATCCTTTTCTCAGTTCTCAACACTGATGGCCCCACAATGGTCATGCTGGATGCAATTATTTGTTTCTATTGACATCAGCTTAAAAATCTGTAGAGTGCTATATGTGCTGACTTGCGTATCTTTGAAGATGTACCTTTGTTTGCAATAAAGTATATATATGTACTATCTTTTTCAGATTTGCCCAGTTATGCCTTGAACTGTGTCGGCAACACCTGCATAGTTTTAACTTGTTCCATATAATTGAGCGACAGGTTACAGCATGACCGGACAGATAAAAAATTTTGCAGTGCTCAGTGCTACAGATAATGTaacctatctttttttttttgtttggtctcTTGCTATCCAATATGTTTTGAACCTTATCCCATATATGATAGCTGATATTTGTCCCTTTTCGGTCTTAATCGACAACTTCGACTGTTCACATTTTGTTTCTTGTGAAACTGTTCATCCACGCTGGTCCTACATCTtctgaggctgctgctgctacgaACAGCTTGGGGCACTGGTCTCACCCAGCGCTTGAAAGTCGTTTCGCTGGGCACTGACCAGTGCCTTGCTCATTTCTGTAGAATCATCATGGGCAAATCCAGGTTTCCTCTTGTGGGGGCTGGCTCATCCTGTACTGTCTCTGATGGTGCCCCCATGAGTCTGCTGCACGGTGCAAACGAGCCAGAGGCGCCATTGATGAGGTTTCAACGCTTTGTTGCAGCTGCTGGTACTGTGTCCTGAGGCATTGATGGCTTAGCTGTATCTGTGGTTCTCTCTGTGGtgtctgtatttttttttcattttccttcttattttttttggagaaGGATCGTTCTCAGTATGGTGTCGTGTGTTGGGTCCTTTTGTAGATTTGTGTTTTACTCAAATCGAGCCTTGTTTCCTTCACCACCATCATCTGAAACTTGTGAGTCTGAGATGGCATCCATGCAGGGTTTCATGTGTGTACTGTATGGAGACAACTCCTGTCGTTTGCTGTTGGTTCCAGCTGTCATGGATGAGGCCTGGGGCCCTCCTCACCTGAAGCGATTTTGGGTATAATCCTTGACTGTTAATCTCTTTACTATGTTGGTTTGGCCAATATGGATTAGTGATGGCGCCTGCTGGCTGAGCAGGGCATGGAGAACGTGGCTGTACAGTGTGTTCAGCAACAGTTTCAGTCGTGATATTGTTTGTTAACAGGGAGCTCTTGCAGCCTGAATAGTTGTATGATTGTTCTCAGTGATAGTACACAGTAACACAGCGCGTTTTTCCTCACTGGAATCGATGATACCATTTCTCGATATTTATTTGGAAACCTAAAGAAACTACAAAGAGAAAATGGATCAAGCAACATGGCGTGGTTGATTTCATGGTTTGGAGTGCTATATCCCTATCGAGCCCAACTCGAGATATGCCCTGACCAGTGGGCCGTTAGCAT encodes the following:
- the LOC117859144 gene encoding F-box/kelch-repeat protein At3g61590, with amino-acid sequence MIGLMEDHSPWDYLSVDQIRTPAFNSGVVSEASNGGKEFSVSLDAVVPDDILERIFTFLPIASMIRATAVCKRWYGIIYSSRFLWTHMMPQRPWYFMFTSNETAAGYAFDPILRKWYDLELPYIDKSSCFVSSSCGLVCFMDNDNRNSISVSNPITKNSKRLLEPPGETLPDYSTIAMKVDRLSHKYSITVAKSKQIPEDFVRWEFSVYKYDSWSGTWVTSASEVFIGWRGGDDSVICDGVLYCLIHSTGVLGNVNPRHGLIMYDLVGGPSKTSLVQTSIPVPCSLTCGRLVNLKEKLVLVGGIAKHNRPDIIKGIGIWELHEKQWHEVTRMPHKFFQGFGEFDDVFACSGTDDLVYIQSYGATALLVFDMMHKQWKWSVKCPVSKRFPLQLFTGFCFEPRLDITA